In Paenibacillus larvae subsp. larvae, the following proteins share a genomic window:
- a CDS encoding methyl-accepting chemotaxis protein → MVYSYEELYGELSRSMLLLVLLSAAMVVGVAVLSFFVIGYYTKQLAQLVAGVQQVANGNLSKKLPSSKRKDEVSLLTESFNVMIDELRGMIRSVGEATAKVDQSVVEVKEISAKSLTTGQEINRAIEEVANGAVQQAADAERSNLQIESLVGQFQTVKKSGEEVLEMSRSVEDSIYKGMDQITQLHVKNAESSETMKSVSGTLDELIVNMEKVGDITKTINGIAAQTNLLALNAGIEAARAGEHGRGFAVVAQEVRKLASQTSEAVTTVQDMLENFAQSAGKAVKEMGKANRIEDERSEAVNGTAQSFETIFMLSGEMLKAITRINDEIERMTSGTEEVSDAAQTILSLTEETSASAEEVSASVEEQSHSMEKLHELAEKLYLEGEMLKDRIKNFKL, encoded by the coding sequence GTGGTTTATTCATATGAGGAGCTGTACGGAGAACTTTCACGATCCATGCTTCTTCTTGTTCTTCTATCAGCCGCAATGGTTGTAGGGGTTGCCGTTCTCAGTTTCTTTGTTATCGGATATTATACTAAGCAGCTTGCCCAGCTTGTCGCAGGAGTCCAGCAGGTGGCGAATGGCAACTTAAGCAAAAAACTTCCTTCATCCAAGAGAAAAGATGAGGTCAGCCTTCTCACGGAAAGCTTCAATGTCATGATCGACGAGCTGAGAGGCATGATTCGGTCAGTAGGGGAAGCAACTGCCAAAGTAGATCAGTCCGTCGTCGAGGTAAAGGAGATCTCGGCCAAATCACTTACAACAGGCCAGGAAATTAACCGCGCTATTGAGGAAGTGGCTAATGGGGCAGTGCAGCAGGCAGCCGATGCCGAACGTTCCAATTTACAGATAGAGTCTCTTGTCGGACAATTCCAGACAGTCAAAAAATCCGGGGAAGAAGTTTTGGAAATGTCCCGCTCCGTGGAAGACTCCATTTATAAAGGAATGGATCAGATTACCCAGCTGCATGTGAAGAATGCCGAGTCCTCGGAAACTATGAAATCCGTTAGCGGAACCCTGGATGAGCTTATTGTCAACATGGAAAAGGTAGGAGATATCACGAAAACAATCAACGGTATTGCAGCCCAGACCAATTTACTGGCCCTCAATGCAGGAATTGAAGCTGCGCGTGCAGGGGAACACGGCCGAGGGTTTGCCGTTGTGGCCCAGGAAGTCCGTAAACTGGCTTCTCAAACCTCTGAAGCGGTAACGACTGTACAGGATATGCTTGAAAACTTTGCCCAAAGTGCCGGGAAAGCAGTGAAAGAAATGGGCAAGGCTAATAGGATTGAAGACGAGAGATCAGAAGCTGTAAATGGAACTGCACAATCGTTTGAAACGATTTTTATGCTGAGCGGGGAAATGCTGAAGGCTATAACCAGAATTAACGATGAAATAGAGCGTATGACTTCAGGCACGGAGGAAGTCTCCGATGCCGCCCAAACCATCTTGTCTTTGACAGAGGAGACGTCGGCTTCAGCAGAAGAGGTATCAGCTTCGGTTGAGGAGCAGAGTCATTCGATGGAGAAACTGCATGAATTGGCTGAAAAGCTATACTTAGAAGGCGAAATGCTAAAAGACCGAATCAAAAACTTTAAATTGTAA
- a CDS encoding PDC sensor domain-containing protein yields MGGKVTFLHSIKGKLALFFCILFVVFGTVVQGYNAYKLNKSIQDSTEERSQILIHELDNMINAVADKASTSINMLSGADDMLTVVGGKGDKAAQEAAASRLVNLFKQIKESGESLVIYVALPNGQMYDYPKSEGNYDDVTNSSWYTSAAAKPDQILWSDPYPDQVTGETVLTLSKAIVENGQVRGVVGMDISLKNMNKMISKETLQLEKGSPFIADRNGTLLAHPTRAGENVKDDVYWNSVKENDKGRNENNDQGERQIIFHGTNSLTG; encoded by the coding sequence ATGGGAGGAAAAGTGACTTTTTTGCACTCGATTAAAGGAAAACTGGCTTTGTTTTTTTGTATTCTGTTTGTGGTTTTCGGTACAGTGGTACAAGGTTACAATGCTTATAAGCTAAATAAAAGCATTCAGGATTCGACAGAAGAGAGATCCCAGATCCTTATTCACGAATTGGATAACATGATAAACGCCGTTGCGGACAAAGCCAGTACCTCTATAAATATGCTTTCCGGGGCGGATGATATGCTCACTGTCGTTGGAGGAAAAGGGGATAAAGCAGCCCAGGAGGCGGCTGCCTCCAGACTTGTCAATCTGTTCAAGCAAATAAAAGAGTCCGGGGAATCACTTGTTATTTATGTGGCTTTACCTAATGGGCAGATGTATGATTATCCGAAATCAGAAGGGAATTATGATGATGTAACAAATTCTTCCTGGTATACATCGGCCGCAGCAAAACCCGATCAGATTCTTTGGTCGGACCCTTACCCAGATCAGGTAACAGGTGAAACAGTCCTGACATTATCCAAGGCTATTGTTGAGAACGGACAAGTCCGCGGTGTTGTAGGAATGGATATTTCGCTCAAAAATATGAATAAGATGATTTCCAAAGAGACTTTGCAACTGGAGAAAGGCAGCCCCTTTATCGCAGACCGGAACGGGACACTTCTTGCACATCCTACCCGTGCCGGAGAGAATGTGAAAGATGATGTTTATTGGAATTCGGTTAAAGAGAATGATAAAGGCCGGAATGAGAATAATGACCAAGGAGAAAGACAGATTATTTTCCATGGAACCAACTCTCTAACCGGATAG
- the gerQ gene encoding spore coat protein GerQ has protein sequence MHGLQRKLALRVLSTRLSRGRPQQGYPTYPPGFTGYGQPGAAAQQTPLAPAGMGVPSQVSAGMGVTPQGIVPQLPMEESFIENILRLNLGKVATIYMTFENNSEWNAKVFQGVLEAAGRDHIIISDPKTGMRYLLLMVNLDYITFTEPLNYYYPGYKTRK, from the coding sequence TTGCATGGCTTACAAAGGAAGCTCGCCTTACGGGTATTATCAACAAGGTTATCAAGGGGCCGCCCCCAGCAAGGATACCCTACATATCCGCCCGGTTTTACCGGCTATGGACAGCCGGGAGCTGCTGCTCAGCAAACACCCCTGGCTCCGGCCGGGATGGGAGTTCCTTCCCAGGTTTCGGCCGGGATGGGGGTCACTCCTCAAGGAATTGTCCCCCAACTGCCCATGGAAGAGTCTTTTATTGAAAATATTTTGCGGTTAAACCTTGGTAAAGTTGCCACCATCTACATGACATTTGAAAATAATTCAGAATGGAACGCCAAGGTATTTCAGGGAGTACTTGAAGCCGCAGGCCGTGACCATATCATTATCAGCGATCCAAAAACGGGTATGAGATATTTGCTGCTAATGGTAAATCTTGATTACATTACATTTACTGAACCGCTTAATTATTATTATCCGGGTTATAAAACCCGGAAGTAA
- a CDS encoding metal-dependent hydrolase, with the protein MDTGTHLVIGFGLAGLSLIDPIVAKDSTIMTAVFIGTVLGSQAPDSDTLLRCKDNAAYIRNHRGITHSLPFLAIWTLLITGVLALVFRGLPLFHVGMWVFIAVAFHVFTDCFNTYGTQAFRPFTHKWISWNIIHIFDPFIFASHVLCILLWSFHLVPPEIVFPVLYGIIALYYVWRTVVHSRLEKGLSRQDPDYQNGDQYLLIPTYSLYAWNIVKTRADGTYVLGDLRNNRLRWVDVVICDNHPAVEASKTNTDIEALLHFSSYTCAAVSQHPWGYEVRWTDVRYRHRKQYPFVAVLLMDHDYRHLNSYVGWLSETKLEKRLNLNSH; encoded by the coding sequence TTGGATACGGGAACTCACCTAGTTATAGGCTTTGGCCTTGCCGGCCTCTCACTCATTGATCCTATAGTCGCAAAAGACTCCACGATAATGACCGCAGTGTTTATTGGAACGGTTCTTGGCTCCCAAGCTCCCGACAGCGATACACTGCTAAGATGTAAAGATAATGCCGCTTATATCCGGAATCATCGGGGAATCACTCACTCCCTTCCTTTTCTAGCTATATGGACCCTGCTGATCACTGGAGTTCTGGCTTTGGTCTTCCGGGGGCTTCCCCTGTTTCACGTAGGAATGTGGGTTTTTATAGCGGTAGCTTTTCATGTATTTACCGACTGTTTTAATACTTATGGAACACAAGCATTCAGGCCTTTCACTCATAAATGGATCTCATGGAACATTATACACATTTTTGATCCATTTATCTTTGCCAGCCATGTTCTATGTATCCTGCTCTGGTCTTTCCATCTGGTGCCCCCCGAGATTGTATTTCCGGTGCTCTATGGAATTATTGCCCTGTATTATGTCTGGCGGACGGTTGTACATTCCAGGCTTGAGAAGGGACTCTCAAGGCAGGATCCCGATTATCAGAACGGAGATCAATACCTGTTGATTCCAACATACAGTCTATATGCCTGGAACATAGTGAAAACAAGAGCGGACGGGACTTATGTACTTGGAGATTTAAGAAATAACCGTTTGCGCTGGGTAGACGTGGTTATCTGTGATAATCATCCTGCTGTTGAGGCTTCCAAAACTAATACAGATATTGAGGCACTGCTGCACTTTTCCTCTTATACGTGTGCAGCTGTCTCGCAACATCCTTGGGGTTATGAAGTCAGATGGACTGATGTCCGCTATCGCCATCGTAAGCAGTATCCTTTTGTAGCCGTTCTGCTCATGGATCATGATTACCGTCATTTAAATTCTTATGTAGGATGGCTAAGTGAAACCAAGCTCGAAAAAAGACTGAATTTAAATAGCCATTAA
- a CDS encoding alpha/beta-type small acid-soluble spore protein, translated as MGTGQSRSSNVLVVPQANQALEQLKYEVAQELGIQIPQDGYYGYMATRDTGAIGGNITRRLVQIAEQSLAGQFR; from the coding sequence ATGGGAACAGGACAATCTCGCAGCAGTAATGTACTCGTAGTACCACAAGCTAACCAAGCTCTTGAGCAGCTGAAATATGAAGTAGCTCAAGAACTGGGTATTCAAATTCCTCAAGATGGATATTATGGCTACATGGCAACTCGTGACACTGGAGCAATCGGGGGAAATATCACCCGCCGCCTGGTACAAATTGCCGAGCAATCCCTAGCAGGTCAATTTCGTTAA
- the trpS gene encoding tryptophan--tRNA ligase, whose amino-acid sequence MKRVLSGMQPSGQLTLGNYIGALRNYVKMQEQYDCYFMVVDHHAITVPQDPAALREQTESAVALYLAAGLDADKACVFLQSHVPAHVELGWILTTITYMGELERMTQFKDKSAGKETVGAGLFTYPSLMAADILLYNADLIPVGEDQKQHLELTRDLAARFNNRFGETFRMPDPYIPEVGGRIMSLDDASKKMSKSNPNKNSFITMLDEPSVIRKKISRAVTDSGREVRFDPVQKSEISNLMSIYTHCSDLTLADLEAKYEGQGYGAFKKDLAEAVVSTFEPIQQRYREIRESGYIFDVLKKGAEKASETAELTLNEVKEKMGYILPL is encoded by the coding sequence ATGAAACGAGTTTTATCGGGGATGCAACCTAGCGGGCAGCTTACTCTTGGCAATTATATCGGAGCACTACGCAATTATGTGAAAATGCAGGAACAATACGACTGTTATTTTATGGTGGTGGATCATCATGCCATTACTGTTCCTCAGGACCCGGCTGCCTTAAGGGAACAGACCGAATCAGCTGTGGCCCTTTACCTGGCCGCGGGACTGGATGCGGACAAGGCTTGTGTATTCCTTCAGTCCCATGTACCTGCCCATGTCGAACTGGGTTGGATTTTAACAACGATAACTTATATGGGTGAACTCGAAAGGATGACCCAATTTAAAGACAAATCTGCAGGGAAGGAGACGGTTGGAGCCGGATTATTTACTTATCCGTCCTTGATGGCAGCTGATATTTTACTTTATAATGCTGATCTGATTCCGGTAGGAGAGGATCAAAAGCAGCATCTGGAACTGACTCGGGACCTAGCCGCACGTTTCAACAATCGCTTTGGGGAGACTTTTCGTATGCCCGATCCTTATATTCCGGAGGTAGGGGGGCGGATTATGTCTCTCGATGATGCTTCCAAAAAAATGAGCAAGAGCAATCCAAATAAAAACAGCTTTATTACGATGCTGGACGAACCTTCTGTAATACGCAAAAAAATCAGCCGTGCAGTTACGGATTCAGGCAGAGAAGTCAGATTTGATCCGGTGCAAAAATCTGAAATCAGTAACTTGATGAGCATTTATACACATTGTTCGGATTTAACCCTGGCTGATTTAGAAGCTAAATATGAAGGGCAAGGATATGGAGCTTTCAAAAAAGATCTGGCAGAGGCTGTGGTCTCGACTTTCGAACCTATTCAGCAGCGCTACCGGGAGATCCGGGAATCCGGCTATATCTTTGATGTATTGAAGAAGGGAGCAGAGAAAGCTTCTGAAACGGCGGAACTAACCTTAAATGAAGTCAAAGAGAAAATGGGCTATATTCTTCCTCTCTGA
- a CDS encoding cobyrinate a,c-diamide synthase: MKKLMIAGTGSGVGKTTVTLGIMAALKRRGLKVQGFKCGPDYIDPTYHTAVTGRLSRNLDGWMAGKDAVQEIFVHASSDADISIIEGVMGFYDGRDPLSNEGSSAEVSLLLDCPVLLVINCRSMARSAAAIVKGFQLLEPGVNIAAVFANHVGSKGHYQLVKKAVEKECGVPVVGYMTREEEVCIPERHLGLIPSVERGELAPLFGKLADCMELGLDMDRLLSLSESAPVNTDRNDRIHLYAPKPQVGEGLVIAVAKDAAFHFYYPENLELLEAYGAKCVYFSPLNNEPVPAEASGLILGGGYPEEFAITLAGNVVTMRSIRKGILSGMPTIAECGGYMYLAKEIVNTQGDSYPMVGLLPAKVIMQNRLAALGYREISGWGQHELLPEGETAKGHEFHYSTLHVEEGAEWTPNVKVKGKGGEFSPEGVRLQSLFAGYTHMHFASNEEIVPRWLGLCRRFEKNRERVENRSKA, translated from the coding sequence ATGAAAAAACTGATGATTGCCGGAACGGGAAGCGGCGTTGGGAAAACAACGGTCACTTTAGGAATAATGGCCGCTCTTAAGAGAAGAGGGCTGAAGGTCCAGGGCTTTAAGTGCGGACCGGATTATATTGATCCTACTTATCACACTGCGGTTACGGGCCGTCTTTCCCGGAATTTGGACGGTTGGATGGCCGGCAAGGATGCGGTTCAGGAAATTTTTGTCCACGCTTCCTCCGATGCGGACATCAGTATCATAGAAGGGGTCATGGGCTTTTACGACGGAAGAGATCCTCTATCCAATGAGGGAAGCTCGGCAGAGGTATCGTTATTGCTGGATTGTCCGGTTTTGCTCGTTATAAATTGCCGGAGCATGGCCCGGAGTGCTGCTGCTATTGTCAAAGGATTTCAACTGCTGGAACCCGGTGTGAACATAGCTGCAGTATTTGCCAATCATGTTGGAAGCAAGGGGCATTACCAACTTGTCAAAAAAGCAGTGGAGAAAGAATGCGGGGTACCCGTAGTGGGTTATATGACCAGGGAGGAAGAGGTTTGTATACCGGAACGGCACCTCGGATTGATTCCTTCGGTAGAAAGAGGCGAATTGGCCCCGTTGTTTGGAAAGCTTGCGGATTGTATGGAGCTTGGACTTGATATGGACCGGCTTCTTTCCCTAAGTGAGTCTGCACCAGTCAACACCGACCGAAATGACCGGATACACCTGTATGCACCAAAGCCGCAGGTAGGAGAAGGGTTGGTTATTGCCGTAGCCAAGGATGCCGCTTTCCATTTTTATTACCCCGAGAATCTGGAACTTCTGGAAGCATACGGGGCAAAATGCGTGTATTTTTCTCCGTTGAATAACGAACCCGTACCAGCAGAGGCAAGCGGTTTAATTTTGGGAGGAGGTTATCCCGAAGAATTCGCAATTACTCTTGCCGGGAATGTTGTCACGATGAGGTCAATACGTAAAGGTATTCTTTCAGGCATGCCTACGATCGCCGAGTGTGGAGGTTATATGTATTTGGCCAAAGAAATTGTGAATACCCAGGGAGATTCTTACCCAATGGTAGGACTTCTGCCCGCTAAAGTAATCATGCAGAATCGTCTGGCTGCCTTGGGATACAGGGAAATAAGCGGCTGGGGCCAACACGAGCTTCTGCCTGAAGGGGAAACGGCGAAAGGGCATGAATTCCATTATTCAACCCTTCATGTTGAAGAGGGGGCTGAATGGACGCCAAATGTTAAAGTTAAAGGCAAGGGAGGCGAATTTTCTCCGGAGGGAGTACGTCTTCAGTCTTTATTTGCGGGATATACCCATATGCATTTTGCATCTAATGAAGAGATTGTACCAAGATGGCTTGGACTTTGCAGGCGTTTTGAAAAGAACAGGGAAAGGGTAGAAAACCGGTCCAAGGCATAG
- the rnhA gene encoding ribonuclease H, which produces MAKNKTKYYVVWEGRIPGIYSTWTECQKQTQGYPQAKFKSYENEQEARAAFERGWKKSLDFSGKTKSAASASAEAAAEIDYDSVSVDVGCSGNPGIVEYKGVDTRTGEILFYHGPIAKGTNNLGEFLAIVHALAYLKQKGSNKTIYSDSRTALSWVKRKEISTNLVRDESTKEIWTLVDRALIWLKTNSYSNPLLKWDTKRWGEIKADFGRK; this is translated from the coding sequence ATGGCCAAAAATAAAACCAAATATTATGTAGTATGGGAAGGCCGGATTCCAGGGATTTATTCGACTTGGACGGAATGCCAAAAACAAACCCAGGGGTATCCTCAGGCTAAATTTAAATCTTACGAAAATGAGCAGGAGGCAAGAGCAGCTTTTGAAAGAGGATGGAAAAAATCCCTGGATTTCTCTGGGAAGACTAAATCAGCCGCTTCTGCTTCTGCAGAAGCGGCTGCCGAAATAGACTATGACAGTGTTTCGGTAGATGTTGGCTGCTCCGGAAATCCCGGAATTGTTGAGTATAAAGGAGTGGATACAAGAACCGGGGAGATTTTATTCTACCATGGGCCTATTGCCAAGGGAACAAACAATCTTGGAGAGTTTCTTGCAATAGTTCATGCTCTGGCCTATCTGAAACAAAAAGGAAGCAATAAAACTATCTATTCAGATTCCCGGACTGCTTTAAGCTGGGTAAAAAGGAAAGAGATATCGACCAATCTGGTACGGGACGAATCCACAAAGGAAATCTGGACTTTGGTTGACCGGGCTTTGATCTGGTTAAAAACCAACTCTTATAGCAATCCGTTACTCAAATGGGATACGAAAAGGTGGGGGGAAATCAAAGCAGATTTTGGCAGGAAGTAA